A single genomic interval of Pyrus communis chromosome 5, drPyrComm1.1, whole genome shotgun sequence harbors:
- the LOC137735702 gene encoding pentatricopeptide repeat-containing protein At2g29760, chloroplastic-like, with protein sequence MKLARPITRHFTTSTVVQKSERVAAGPITLSSIKELHAHLIRTHLQKDPSSSIAEVTRVYALSPPYLNKAHLVFDQIERPTFLVWNHMIRGLSQSEKPGEAIHMYNRMYLQGLAGNHVTFIFVFKACGRASDIGNGKRVHGHAVKLGFESYLFVSNALILMYASCGGLGFAHKLFDGMCQRDLVSWNSLICGYSLCNRFKEVLGLFKAMRAGNVTADAVTMVKVILACNYLGEWEFADSVVQYIEENHVRIDVYLGNTMIDMYGRRGLANLAWEVFDRMRERNIVSWNAMITGYAKVGNLVNARKLFNEMPKRNVVSWTSMITCYSQANQHTEAVSLFQEMMAADVRPDEITIASVLSACARVGSLDVGEAVHDYIKKHGVKTDSYVGNTLIDMYCKCGMVEKAMEVFQWMEKKDAVSWTSVISGLAVNGFADSALEFFSRMLREGVRPTHGTFVGILLACAHAGLVEKGLEYFESMEKIHGLMPEMKHYGCVVDLLSRSGKLEKAYEFIQNMPVVPNVVVWRILLSACKVHGNVALAESVTAKLVELDPSNSGNYILSSSTYAGSDRWDDALRMRELMGQSKVQKPFGRSAIEIDGIFSNS encoded by the coding sequence ATGAAACTCGCGAGACCCATTACGCGCCACTTCACCACCTCCACGGTGGTTCAAAAATCAGAGCGAGTGGCTGCCGGACCAATCACCTTGAGTTCAATCAAAGAGCTTCACGCACACCTTATCAGAACCCACCTCCAAAAAGACCCATCATCTTCCATCGCCGAGGTTACCAGAGTTTACGCGCTATCTCCGCCGTATTTAAACAAAGCCCATTTAGTCTTCGATCAAATAGAGCGACCCACATTTTTGGTTTGGAATCATATGATCCGTGGATTGTCACAGAGTGAGAAACCAGGTGAAGCAATTCACATGTATAATCGTATGTACCTTCAAGGATTGGCCGGGAATCATGTGACTTTTATATTCGTTTTCAAGGCTTGTGGTCGAGCTTCTGATATTGGAAATGGGAAAAGGGTCCATGGACATGCGGTCAAACTTGGGTTCGAGTCGTATCTTTTTGTATCCAATGCATTAATTTTAATGTATGCGTCTTGTGGTGGTCTGGGCTTTGCGCATAAACTGTTTGACGGAATGTGTCAGAGAGATTTGGTCTCTTGGAATTCTTTGATATGTGGATATAGTCTGTGCAATAGGTTTAAGGAGGTTTTGGGTCTGTTTAAGGCAATGAGGGCAGGGAATGTGACGGCTGATGCGGTGACGATGGTGAAAGTTATTTTGGCGTGTAATTACTTGGGTGAATGGGAGTTTGCTGATTCTGTGGTTCAGTATATTGAAGAAAATCATGTTAGGATTGATGTTTACTTGGGGAACACTATGATAGATATGTATGGACGGCGTGGTTTGGCGAATTTGGCTTGGGAAGTATTTGATCGGATGCGTGAAAGAAATATAGTTTCGTGGAATGCCATGATCACGGGATATGCAAAAGTGGGAAACTTGGTTAATGCAAGAAAGCTTTTCAATGAGATGCCGAAGAGAAATGTGGTGTCTTGGACTTCCATGATCACTTGTTACTCTCAAGCTAATCAACATACTGAGGCAGTGAGTCTTTTTCAAGAAATGATGGCAGCTGATGTGAGACCGGATGAAATAACCATTGCTAGTGTGCTTTCTGCTTGTGCCCGTGTGGGTTCACTTGATGTGGGAGAGGCTGTCCACGACTACATAAAGAAGCATGGAGTGAAAACAGATAGTTATGTAGGAAATACTTTGATAGATATGTATTGCAAATGTGGGATGGTTGAGAAGGCAATGGAGGTGTTCCAATGGATGGAAAAGAAAGACGCTGTGTCATGGACTTCCGTAATTTCAGGCCTTGCTGTGAACGGTTTTGCAGATTCTGCACTCGAATTCTTCTCGCGGATGCTGAGAGAAGGTGTTCGACCAACTCATGGAAcatttgttgggattttgttAGCTTGTGCTCATGCGGGTTTGGTAGAGAAAGGATTGGAATATTTTGAAAGCATGGAAAAGATTCATGGACTGATGCCAGAAATGAAACACTACGGATGTGTTGTGGATCTTTTGAGCCGGTCTGGAAAACTAGAGAAGGCTTATGAGTTCATACAAAATATGCCCGTTGTTCCAAATGTCGTAGTATGGAGGATATTGCTGAGTGCTTGCAAGGTTCATGGAAATGTGGCCCTAGCTGAGAGTGTCACAGCCAAGCTTGTTGAACTGGATCCTTCTAACAGTGGGAATTACATTCTCTCATCGAGTACTTACGCAGGTTCGGATAGATGGGATGATGCTCTGAGAATGAGAGAATTGATGGGTCAGAGCAAAGTGCAAAAGCCATTTGGTCGTAGTGCCATCGAAATAGACGGCATATTTTCGAACTCTTAG
- the LOC137734790 gene encoding sorbitol dehydrogenase-like: MGKGGKAAEPENMGAWLLGVNNIKIQPFKLPSVGPNDVRVRVKAVGICGSDVHYFKTMKCADFEVKEPMVIGHECAGIVEEIGGDVKHLALGDRVAVEPGISCARCQQCKGGRYNLCPDMKFFATPPVHGSLANQIVHPADLCFKLPENVSLEEGAMCEPLSVGVHACRRANVGPESTVLIIGAGPIGLVSVLAARAFGSPRIVIVDMDDQRLAMAKSLGANDTVKVSTKMEDLDDEIGQIKIAMKSDVDVTFDCVGFNKTMSTALGATRPGGKVCLVGMGHGTMTVPLTPAAAREVDVVGIFRYKNTWPLCLEFLRSGRIDVKPLITHRFGFNQKEVEEAFETSARGGNAIKVMFIL, encoded by the exons ATGGGTAAGGGAGGCAAAGCTGCTGAGCCAGAAAACATGGGTGCTTGGCTTCTTGGTGTTAACAACATCAAGATCCAACCTTTCAAGCTTCCCAGTGTGG GGCCGAATGATGTTCGCGTTCGGGTCAAGGCTGTCGGCATTTGTGGAAGTGATGTTCACTACTTCAAG ACAATGAAATGTGCAGATTTTGAAGTTAAAGAGCCAATGGTAATTGGCCATGAGTGTGCTGGGATCGTTGAGGAAATCGGGGGCGATGTGAAGCATCTTGCTCTCGGAGATCGTGTGGCGGTAGAGCCCGGGATCAGCTGCGCACGGTGCCAGCAGTGCAAAGGTGGAAGGTACAATCTCTGCCCGGACATGAAGTTTTTTGCCACCCCACCGGTTCATGGTTCCTTGGCAAATCAG ATTGTACATCCTGCGGATCTGTGCTTTAAACTCCCGGAGAATGTGAGTTTGGAGGAAGGGGCAATGTGTGAGCCCTTGAGTGTAGGGGTTCATGCTTGCCGGAGAGCCAATGTCGGTCCGGAATCAACTGTTCTGATCATCGGAGCCGGCCCCATTGGTCTCGTTTCTGTTCTGGCTGCCCGTGCTTTCGGGTCACCAAGAATTGTCATTGTGGATATGGATGACCAGCGTCTAGCGATGGCGAAGTCTCTTGGTGCTAATGACACCGTCAAAGTTTCGACAAAAATGGAAGATTTGGATGATGAAATTGGCCAGATTAAGATAGCCATGAAGTCCGACGTGGATGTGACCTTCGATTGCGTCGGTTTTAACAAAACCATGTCAACCGCTCTTGGTGCCACCCGTCCCGGCGGCAAAGTTTGCCTTGTCGGAATGGGACACGGCACGATGACAGTCCCACTTACTCCAGCTGCTGCCAG GGAGGTTGATGTTGTAGGAATTTTCCGGTATAAGAACACATGGCCTCTTTGCCTCGAGTTTTTGAGAAGTGGGAGGATCGACGTGAAGCCGCTCATCACGCACCGGTTCGGGTTTAACCAAAAGGAGGTGGAAGAAGCATTTGAAACCAGTGCCCGTGGGGGAAATGCCATTAAGGTCATGTTTATTTTGTGA